The following are encoded in a window of Mumia flava genomic DNA:
- a CDS encoding alpha/beta fold hydrolase, which produces MSQNESTTLRRLALPGGEIAYTDTGTGPLVVAVPGMGDTRATYERLGPRLVEVGYRVVVTDLRGHGDSDTTFTSFGDAVTASDLVALLERLDAGPAVLIGSSMGGSAALIAAADRPDLVRGVVLLAGFLRESTSPATGALLRLAYRILFARPWGGAFWAWYVRSALSNGRPTPGLDERVAGLRAAYRDPARLRSLRRLAVSLDHREVERRLTDVRVPVLAIYGSTDPDFSDADAELEYARETLGADGLVLDGVGHYPQLQAVDEVASAVLPFLARSTDHPDNDA; this is translated from the coding sequence ATGAGCCAGAACGAGTCCACCACACTGCGGCGGCTCGCCCTGCCCGGGGGCGAGATCGCCTACACCGACACCGGGACGGGCCCGCTCGTCGTCGCCGTGCCCGGCATGGGCGACACCCGGGCGACGTACGAGCGGCTCGGGCCGCGGCTGGTCGAGGTCGGATACCGGGTCGTGGTCACCGACCTGCGCGGCCACGGCGACTCCGACACGACCTTCACGTCCTTCGGCGACGCTGTCACGGCGAGCGACCTCGTCGCGCTGCTCGAGCGCCTCGACGCCGGTCCGGCCGTGCTCATCGGCAGCTCGATGGGCGGATCCGCCGCCCTGATCGCTGCGGCCGACCGACCCGACCTGGTCCGCGGCGTCGTCCTGCTCGCCGGGTTCCTCCGCGAGTCGACGTCGCCGGCCACGGGCGCGCTCCTCCGGCTCGCCTACCGCATCCTCTTCGCACGGCCCTGGGGCGGCGCCTTCTGGGCGTGGTACGTCCGCAGCGCGCTGTCCAACGGGCGACCGACCCCGGGCCTCGACGAGCGGGTCGCCGGCCTGCGCGCCGCGTACCGCGATCCCGCACGCCTGCGCAGCCTGCGGCGGTTGGCGGTCTCGCTCGACCATCGCGAGGTCGAGCGGCGCCTCACCGACGTACGCGTGCCGGTGCTGGCGATCTACGGCAGCACCGACCCGGACTTCTCCGACGCCGACGCCGAGCTCGAGTACGCCCGGGAGACTCTCGGCGCCGACGGCCTGGTGCTGGACGGCGTCGGCCACTACCCGCAGCTGCAGGCCGTCGACGAGGTCGCGAGCGCCGTGCTCCCGTTCCTCGCACGCTCGACCGACCATCCGGACAACGATGCCTAG
- a CDS encoding TetR-like C-terminal domain-containing protein has translation MPRVGLNRPRVVAVALDVVDAGGPRGFDDLTLASVASAAGVSTPSLYKHVASLADLRRDLATHAVAELTRLTSRATVGRSGPEAIRALAAAMRDYGRSHPGRYAALQVAADPDDPDDAALGDAGRDAVAVIAAVLRGAGVCEDRLIDAVRILRAAVHGFVLLEIGGGFRLPEDLDVTFDAMLDVVVAGLAVLDAAE, from the coding sequence ATGCCTAGGGTCGGCCTCAACCGCCCTCGCGTCGTCGCGGTCGCGCTCGACGTCGTCGACGCCGGCGGGCCGCGCGGGTTCGACGACCTGACGCTGGCGTCCGTCGCGTCCGCAGCCGGCGTCAGCACTCCGAGCCTCTACAAGCACGTGGCCTCGCTGGCGGACCTGCGGCGCGACCTCGCCACCCACGCCGTCGCCGAGCTCACCCGGCTCACGAGCCGGGCGACCGTGGGACGCAGCGGTCCGGAGGCGATCCGGGCGCTCGCCGCGGCCATGCGCGACTACGGCCGCAGCCACCCCGGCCGGTACGCCGCGCTCCAGGTCGCAGCCGACCCCGACGATCCCGACGACGCGGCGCTCGGCGACGCCGGTCGCGACGCCGTGGCCGTGATCGCGGCGGTGCTGCGCGGTGCGGGCGTCTGCGAGGACCGGCTGATCGACGCGGTGCGGATCCTGCGGGCGGCCGTGCACGGATTCGTCCTGCTGGAGATCGGCGGCGGGTTCCGCCTGCCCGAGGACCTGGACGTCACGTTCGACGCGATGCTCGACGTGGTCGTCGCCGGTCTGGCGGTGCTCGACGCGGCGGAGTGA
- a CDS encoding M14 family metallopeptidase, producing the protein MRTTKRGTARWLAALVGVVALTAPGLVAGTSVATAEEASLPSGNTDFRTWDDYVAEMDRLAAEHPDLVEKFVMPEKTTQGREVYGLVISSDVATADDKPAFVDVGLHHGNEWASAELTMEYAIEVVENADSPTYASLLDDARLVVVPVVNVDGLIADTRQVATGVDMNRNYGFGWANRSRPGTGPWSEPETRNMRWLLSTSQGTVFNTQHTCIKVVLYPPLLKAAGPAQDTPRLHALAADVAASYGPDYSALASADDYETNGEAIDYAYYATRGLSITTETCPDVRPRGHEFGPEVLDVYDNHAEAMTKAFTTAADPAEHATITGVAPKGSKLTLTKDFTMWTSPYEQADGTVAPTSFEEHLESSMTVTADDGTFSWGVNSSYRPVPAYTENGVEGPQTEYLTEPYTLTCESPTGRTASTTVNVDVGESVEAALDACREPTTVKATALPAVFGLDTVVLAHVQGKPKPDGEIVVEVDGREIGDGTLFKGRAAVRIDASTLSRGRHELTVTYAGSPTSAPSSTTTKLLVLRK; encoded by the coding sequence ATGAGAACGACGAAACGTGGCACCGCCCGCTGGCTCGCCGCCCTCGTCGGAGTCGTCGCGCTGACGGCGCCGGGCCTGGTCGCGGGGACGAGTGTCGCGACCGCGGAGGAAGCGTCGCTGCCCAGCGGCAACACCGACTTCCGCACCTGGGACGACTACGTCGCCGAGATGGATCGGCTGGCCGCCGAGCACCCCGACCTGGTCGAGAAGTTCGTGATGCCCGAGAAGACGACCCAGGGTCGCGAGGTCTACGGGCTCGTGATCAGCTCCGACGTCGCGACCGCGGACGACAAGCCTGCCTTCGTGGACGTCGGGCTCCACCACGGCAACGAGTGGGCGAGCGCCGAGCTCACGATGGAGTACGCGATCGAGGTCGTCGAGAACGCCGACAGCCCGACGTACGCGTCGCTGCTCGACGACGCCCGCCTCGTCGTCGTCCCGGTGGTCAACGTCGACGGGCTGATCGCCGACACCCGCCAGGTCGCCACCGGTGTGGACATGAACCGCAACTACGGGTTCGGCTGGGCGAACCGGTCGCGTCCGGGCACCGGGCCGTGGTCGGAGCCGGAGACGCGGAACATGCGCTGGCTCCTCTCGACGTCGCAGGGCACGGTGTTCAACACCCAGCACACCTGCATCAAGGTCGTGCTCTACCCGCCGCTGCTCAAGGCGGCCGGCCCCGCGCAGGACACCCCGCGACTGCACGCGCTCGCCGCCGACGTCGCCGCGTCGTACGGACCGGACTACTCCGCGCTCGCGTCCGCTGACGACTACGAGACGAACGGCGAGGCGATCGACTACGCGTACTACGCGACGCGCGGGCTCTCGATCACCACCGAGACCTGCCCGGACGTGCGTCCGCGGGGTCACGAGTTCGGTCCCGAGGTGCTGGACGTCTACGACAACCACGCCGAGGCGATGACGAAGGCGTTCACGACCGCCGCGGACCCGGCCGAGCACGCGACGATCACGGGTGTGGCTCCGAAGGGGTCGAAGCTGACCCTGACGAAGGACTTCACGATGTGGACGTCCCCGTACGAGCAGGCCGACGGGACGGTCGCGCCGACGTCGTTCGAGGAGCACCTCGAGTCGTCGATGACGGTCACCGCGGACGACGGCACGTTCTCGTGGGGTGTGAACTCCTCGTACCGGCCGGTGCCTGCCTACACCGAGAACGGTGTGGAGGGTCCGCAGACGGAGTACCTGACCGAGCCGTACACGCTGACCTGCGAGTCGCCGACCGGGCGCACCGCCAGCACGACGGTCAACGTCGACGTCGGGGAGTCCGTCGAGGCGGCGCTCGACGCCTGCCGTGAGCCCACGACGGTGAAGGCGACCGCACTGCCCGCGGTCTTCGGGCTCGACACGGTCGTGCTGGCGCACGTGCAGGGCAAGCCCAAGCCCGACGGCGAGATCGTCGTCGAGGTCGACGGCCGGGAGATCGGCGACGGCACGCTCTTCAAGGGCCGTGCGGCCGTGAGGATCGATGCGAGCACGCTGTCGCGTGGACGCCACGAGCTGACGGTGACGTACGCCGGGTCGCCGACCAGCGCGCCGTCCTCGACGACGACGAAGCTGCTGGTGCTGCGGAAGTAG
- a CDS encoding ABC transporter permease: protein MDLLRFAIVLAVLTAVTVVVMTRAGVRLRADAVVATLRAIAQLSLISLVIAWAFRHPAAAGALLVVMLAAAAWTSTRRIALGSAVYPVVLGAIAAGSAVTVALVVAFDVLPGGPELVVPYAAQVIGGAMVASSLAGQRLRDDVADRWGEIEAGVSLGLMPRQAVAEFGPRAVARALTPGLDQTRAAGVVTLPGAYVGLLLGGASPYEAALVQTLVLVGLLAAQSIAASTTVLGLAGPLGRQRPAYAPG from the coding sequence GTGGATCTCCTGCGGTTCGCGATCGTGCTCGCCGTGCTGACGGCGGTCACGGTCGTGGTGATGACCCGGGCCGGCGTGAGGCTGCGCGCGGACGCCGTCGTCGCGACGCTGCGTGCGATCGCGCAGCTCAGCCTGATCTCGTTGGTCATCGCGTGGGCCTTCCGGCACCCGGCGGCCGCAGGCGCTCTGCTGGTGGTGATGCTGGCTGCTGCCGCGTGGACGTCGACGCGGCGCATCGCCCTCGGGTCGGCGGTCTATCCGGTGGTCCTCGGCGCGATCGCGGCCGGCTCGGCGGTCACCGTCGCGCTCGTCGTCGCGTTCGACGTCCTGCCCGGCGGGCCCGAGCTGGTGGTGCCGTACGCCGCACAGGTGATCGGTGGCGCCATGGTCGCCTCGTCCCTGGCCGGGCAGCGGCTGCGCGACGACGTGGCCGATCGGTGGGGCGAGATCGAGGCCGGGGTGTCGTTGGGGCTGATGCCGCGGCAGGCGGTCGCCGAGTTCGGCCCACGTGCGGTGGCGCGGGCGCTGACGCCGGGTCTGGACCAGACGCGCGCGGCCGGCGTCGTGACGCTTCCCGGTGCGTACGTCGGGCTGCTGCTCGGCGGTGCGTCGCCGTACGAGGCCGCGCTCGTCCAGACCCTCGTGCTCGTCGGGCTGCTGGCGGCGCAGAGCATCGCCGCGTCGACCACGGTGCTCGGGCTCGCGGGTCCGCTCGGGCGGCAGCGCCCTGCGTACGCGCCGGGCTGA
- a CDS encoding alkaline phosphatase family protein, producing the protein MSTEPPRPRPRRRRFAPTWGDLGRAALALLGAAAGLEIATWIVPDFTLPDNVFLVAVLVFVWGVVLRPVLVWLAVLMGWFGAALVGLFGQAIIIMAATYDPTDGDSVSLLGALLASWIVAAVSTLLVYLATAGTSDAVTASVLRRARRRPVTVDDPEVAGIVFVQIDGFPYPVLESAVRGGTLPTLSRWIRSGEYVMAEWRPKLPATTPASQMGILHGTIDGIPAFRWIERAEGRTYVANKPADAAVIEARHSNGRGLLADDGVSVSNLFTGDAPTAYATMSAIERTQETRETRLALSRYLASPAGMARGIPRVLTEVVREWFQASQAVRRDIRPRVHRGWSFTVERAGLTGVMRDLNTALVADSMLKGRRAIYVDYVDYDAIAHHAGILRPESLAALVDIDAVLAQLEQICEVTPRPYHLVVLSDHGQSQGEVFADRYGEDLAALVARLAGTETSGTAESHEGVSSLNSVVAGSSSDDSVLGRALQRTSDRIAASVEEEPEAAADSPTDHDPGTHDGFVVFGSGNLGLVYVADQPRRIVREELDQWFPDLVPGLAAHPGVAFVVVDSREDGPVVIGADGEHHLVSGTVHGTDPLAPFGPHAPGFVLRAARMPQAPDLYVNSLLDDLGEVAAFEGLVGCHGGLGGWQDRAVLVHPAGFEAPEEMVVGADAMHRVLVEWLERLGHRRDLREGPPADQDRAAEPT; encoded by the coding sequence ATGTCGACCGAACCGCCCCGGCCGAGACCGCGACGGCGACGCTTCGCACCGACGTGGGGCGACCTCGGACGCGCCGCCCTGGCTCTGCTCGGGGCGGCCGCCGGCCTCGAGATCGCCACCTGGATCGTCCCGGACTTCACCCTGCCGGACAACGTGTTCCTGGTCGCCGTGCTCGTGTTCGTCTGGGGCGTCGTCCTCCGGCCGGTCCTCGTCTGGCTCGCGGTGCTGATGGGCTGGTTCGGTGCCGCCCTGGTCGGGCTGTTCGGGCAGGCGATCATCATCATGGCCGCCACCTACGACCCGACCGACGGCGACTCGGTCAGCCTGCTCGGTGCGCTGCTCGCCTCGTGGATCGTCGCGGCCGTCTCCACGCTGCTGGTCTACCTGGCCACCGCGGGCACCTCCGACGCCGTGACCGCGTCGGTCCTGCGGCGAGCACGGCGACGCCCGGTGACCGTCGACGACCCCGAGGTCGCCGGCATCGTCTTCGTCCAGATCGACGGCTTTCCCTACCCGGTGCTCGAGTCGGCCGTGCGCGGCGGCACCCTCCCGACGCTGTCGCGCTGGATCCGCAGCGGCGAGTACGTGATGGCGGAGTGGCGCCCGAAGCTCCCGGCGACGACGCCTGCCAGCCAGATGGGCATCCTGCACGGCACGATCGACGGCATCCCGGCCTTCCGGTGGATCGAGCGGGCCGAGGGACGGACGTACGTCGCGAACAAGCCGGCCGACGCGGCCGTGATCGAGGCCCGGCACAGCAACGGCCGCGGGCTGCTCGCCGACGACGGGGTGTCGGTCAGCAACCTGTTCACCGGCGACGCCCCGACGGCGTACGCGACGATGAGCGCGATCGAGCGGACCCAGGAGACCCGGGAGACCCGGCTCGCCCTGTCGCGCTACCTCGCCAGCCCGGCCGGCATGGCCCGCGGCATCCCGCGTGTCCTCACCGAGGTGGTGCGGGAGTGGTTCCAGGCGTCGCAGGCGGTTCGCCGCGACATCCGACCGCGGGTGCACCGCGGGTGGAGCTTCACCGTCGAACGGGCCGGGCTCACCGGTGTGATGCGTGACCTGAACACCGCCCTCGTCGCCGACTCGATGCTGAAGGGCCGGCGCGCGATCTACGTGGACTACGTGGACTACGACGCGATCGCGCACCACGCCGGGATCCTCCGTCCGGAGTCGCTGGCGGCCCTGGTCGACATCGACGCGGTGCTCGCGCAGCTCGAGCAGATCTGCGAGGTGACGCCGCGCCCGTACCACCTCGTCGTGCTGTCCGACCACGGCCAGTCGCAGGGCGAGGTGTTCGCCGACCGCTACGGCGAGGACCTGGCGGCGCTGGTCGCACGCCTCGCCGGGACGGAGACGTCGGGGACGGCGGAGAGCCACGAGGGCGTCAGCTCGCTGAACTCCGTGGTCGCCGGATCGAGCAGCGACGACAGCGTGCTCGGTCGCGCGCTGCAGCGGACCTCCGACCGGATCGCCGCCAGCGTCGAGGAGGAGCCCGAGGCCGCAGCGGACTCCCCGACGGACCACGACCCCGGCACCCACGACGGGTTCGTGGTGTTCGGCTCCGGCAACCTCGGTCTCGTCTACGTCGCGGACCAGCCGCGACGGATCGTGCGGGAGGAGCTCGACCAGTGGTTCCCGGACCTGGTGCCCGGGCTCGCCGCCCACCCCGGGGTCGCGTTCGTGGTCGTCGACTCGCGTGAGGACGGGCCGGTGGTGATCGGGGCCGACGGGGAGCACCACCTCGTGTCGGGGACCGTCCACGGAACGGATCCGCTGGCTCCCTTCGGTCCGCACGCTCCCGGGTTCGTGCTGCGAGCGGCACGGATGCCGCAGGCCCCCGACCTGTACGTCAACAGCCTGCTGGACGACCTCGGCGAGGTCGCCGCGTTCGAAGGGCTGGTCGGCTGCCACGGCGGGCTCGGCGGATGGCAGGACCGAGCGGTCCTGGTGCACCCCGCCGGGTTCGAGGCGCCGGAGGAGATGGTCGTCGGGGCCGACGCGATGCACCGGGTCCTGGTCGAGTGGCTCGAACGGCTCGGCCACCGGCGCGACCTGCGCGAGGGGCCGCCCGCCGATCAGGACCGCGCCGCGGAACCGACCTGA
- a CDS encoding vWA domain-containing protein encodes MSPLPRFVRTALSLTASSTVLVAGPAWVVAPAAADETPGATDGAADQRMQLVLDSSGSMAEPARGGGTKIDAARTALDHVVDTLPADATVGMRVYGATVDSGRGACTDSQEVVAPGTDNRDQLRAAVDAYEPLGETPIGYALEQAAVDLGSEGKRTIVLVSDGESTCAPDPCKIARGLAKDGIDMRVDVVGLSVDRRTRKQLRCIADAGNGSYYDADGAADLTKRLEVTSTRAFRPFRFTGTPVDGATEAIDAPTVTGGRYVDTFDPAGEMLHYRIERTQPGTTVYVSATTRSPDGALVASLGLDLSDEEGNRCGSSSRSIKTNLFGARPLVSVSTSSWEEAREQTPSTQETPSDPTATPSATPSADPCADGSVLYASLKRLVASDDLDGEPFELLVSEEPPLVEGAYDDLPPATESVRWTAIEPEEAPSSVVPGDSLSNAPVVEPGSYAGEVLGGETQVFAIPVDWGQQLQAQLDLGPLTERQWDATGIASGISVDVFDPDRTPTISTLRIENEPEWWRDGFTQLFGEEVKTYRTGATTPVVRYRNRAEFSARDGARAGVRYVEVNMSTNVDDGVTIPYTLTLQTYGTAGDGAPEYAEVDGLDTSTGVGAPPTTGAGGTSDDGADSGSDGDAAAASDGSTVPSWLVVALGVVVALLLAAVVAVVVLARRASRS; translated from the coding sequence GTGTCGCCCCTCCCCCGGTTCGTGCGCACCGCCCTGTCCCTGACCGCCAGCTCCACCGTCCTCGTCGCCGGTCCGGCCTGGGTCGTCGCACCCGCCGCCGCGGACGAGACTCCCGGAGCGACCGACGGCGCCGCCGACCAGCGGATGCAGCTCGTGCTGGACTCGTCGGGCTCGATGGCCGAGCCGGCGCGCGGCGGCGGGACGAAGATCGACGCGGCCCGCACGGCGCTCGACCACGTGGTGGACACGCTGCCCGCGGACGCGACGGTCGGCATGCGGGTCTACGGCGCGACCGTCGACTCCGGCAGGGGCGCGTGCACCGACTCCCAGGAGGTGGTGGCGCCCGGGACCGACAACCGCGACCAGCTGCGGGCGGCCGTCGACGCGTACGAGCCGCTGGGCGAGACCCCGATCGGGTACGCGCTCGAACAGGCGGCCGTCGACCTCGGGTCCGAGGGGAAGCGCACGATCGTCCTGGTCTCCGACGGCGAGTCCACCTGCGCACCCGACCCGTGCAAGATCGCCCGTGGTCTGGCGAAGGACGGCATCGACATGCGCGTCGACGTGGTCGGGCTGTCGGTCGACAGGCGGACCCGCAAGCAGCTGCGCTGCATCGCCGACGCCGGCAACGGGTCGTACTACGACGCCGACGGCGCCGCGGACCTGACGAAGCGGCTCGAGGTGACCTCGACGCGCGCGTTCCGTCCGTTCCGGTTCACCGGCACCCCGGTCGACGGGGCGACCGAGGCGATCGACGCGCCCACCGTGACCGGCGGGCGGTACGTCGACACCTTCGACCCCGCCGGCGAGATGCTCCACTACCGGATCGAGCGCACGCAGCCGGGCACCACCGTGTACGTGTCCGCGACCACCCGCTCACCCGACGGAGCTCTGGTCGCGAGCCTCGGGCTCGACCTGTCCGACGAGGAGGGCAACCGGTGCGGGTCCTCCTCTCGCAGCATCAAGACGAACCTCTTCGGGGCACGTCCGCTCGTGTCGGTGTCGACGAGCTCCTGGGAGGAGGCGCGCGAGCAGACCCCGAGCACCCAGGAGACGCCGTCCGACCCGACCGCGACCCCCAGCGCGACCCCCAGCGCGGACCCGTGCGCCGACGGGTCCGTCCTGTACGCGTCGCTCAAGCGCCTGGTCGCGAGCGACGATCTCGATGGCGAGCCGTTCGAGCTGCTCGTCTCGGAGGAGCCGCCGTTGGTCGAGGGCGCGTACGACGACCTCCCGCCCGCGACCGAGTCGGTGCGCTGGACGGCGATCGAGCCCGAGGAAGCCCCGTCCAGCGTGGTCCCGGGAGACTCGCTCTCGAACGCCCCCGTGGTCGAGCCCGGGTCGTACGCGGGCGAGGTGCTCGGCGGCGAGACGCAGGTGTTCGCGATCCCCGTGGACTGGGGGCAGCAGCTCCAGGCGCAGCTCGACCTCGGCCCGCTGACCGAGCGGCAGTGGGACGCGACCGGCATCGCCTCCGGGATCAGCGTCGACGTCTTCGACCCCGATCGCACGCCGACGATCTCGACGCTGCGGATCGAGAACGAGCCGGAGTGGTGGCGCGACGGGTTCACCCAGCTGTTCGGCGAGGAGGTGAAGACCTACCGCACGGGTGCGACGACACCCGTGGTCCGCTACCGCAACCGCGCGGAGTTCTCGGCGCGCGACGGCGCTCGGGCCGGCGTCCGCTACGTCGAGGTCAACATGTCCACGAACGTCGACGACGGCGTCACCATCCCGTACACCCTGACGCTGCAGACCTACGGCACCGCCGGTGACGGCGCTCCGGAGTACGCCGAGGTGGACGGGCTGGACACCTCGACCGGCGTCGGCGCTCCCCCGACGACCGGCGCGGGCGGCACGTCGGACGACGGCGCCGACAGCGGGTCGGACGGCGACGCGGCCGCGGCGTCGGACGGTTCGACCGTGCCGTCCTGGCTGGTCGTCGCGCTCGGCGTGGTCGTGGCTCTGCTGCTCGCCGCGGTCGTCGCCGTGGTCGTGCTGGCGCGGCGCGCATCACGCAGCTGA
- a CDS encoding LysR family transcriptional regulator — MQIRDLAGVIAVAEHGGVTDAAAALGITQPTMSRSLGRVETELGVRLFERVPSGVVLNPDGELALAAARELVERYERLRADLAERLDPDSGVVRLAFLDSMATSLVPRLLRDFHQAAPRARIELRQEPGHEIVRDLGSGAAELAVTSLRPAGAFGWIGLQEERLVLVVAPSHRLAGRRRVSLVDLAGEDLVTTPVGFGYRRLVDSLFGAAGVVPQVAFESADLATIEGLVAAGLGVALLPETLAGVSGTAGITLAARGARRSIGLTWRTDVALAPAAARFCAFVERWAADGGS; from the coding sequence ATGCAGATCCGCGACCTGGCCGGCGTGATCGCCGTGGCCGAGCACGGCGGTGTGACCGATGCGGCGGCCGCTCTGGGCATCACGCAGCCGACGATGTCGCGATCGCTCGGCCGGGTGGAGACGGAGCTCGGCGTCCGGCTGTTCGAGCGCGTGCCGAGCGGTGTCGTCCTGAACCCGGACGGCGAGCTCGCCCTCGCCGCGGCCCGCGAGCTCGTCGAGCGGTACGAGCGGCTCCGCGCCGACCTCGCCGAACGCCTCGACCCCGACAGCGGCGTGGTGCGCCTCGCGTTCCTCGACTCGATGGCGACCTCGCTCGTCCCGCGCCTGCTCCGCGACTTCCACCAGGCCGCGCCGCGCGCCCGGATCGAGCTGCGTCAGGAGCCGGGTCACGAGATCGTCCGCGACCTCGGATCCGGTGCCGCCGAGCTCGCGGTCACCTCGCTGCGCCCGGCCGGGGCGTTCGGCTGGATCGGTCTCCAGGAGGAGCGCCTGGTCCTGGTGGTGGCGCCGTCGCACCGTCTCGCCGGCCGCCGCCGCGTCTCGCTCGTCGACCTCGCCGGCGAGGACCTCGTGACGACCCCGGTCGGGTTCGGCTACCGCCGGTTGGTCGACTCGTTGTTCGGCGCTGCCGGGGTCGTGCCGCAGGTCGCCTTCGAGAGCGCCGACCTGGCGACGATCGAGGGCCTGGTCGCGGCCGGGCTCGGCGTCGCGCTGCTGCCGGAGACGCTGGCCGGCGTCTCCGGCACGGCCGGGATCACGCTCGCGGCGCGCGGGGCCCGCCGCTCGATCGGGCTGACCTGGCGGACCGACGTCGCGCTCGCGCCGGCGGCGGCACGGTTCTGCGCGTTCGTCGAGCGCTGGGCGGCCGACGGCGGTTCCTGA
- a CDS encoding MFS transporter gives MSSDAITGGECGPDGERGHRPGSRAYRRVSVSLFAAGLATFALIYSTQALLPELAADFGVSSAQSTLSLSLTTLGLAAALLVAGPLSDRVGRTRLIHLSLTASAIIAAACALAPTWHALLLLRLAEGVALAGLPAVATAYLREELHPGSHARAAGLYVGGTAIGGMAGRLVTGSVAEAFGWRWGLATIALVALACAATVAALLPASRGFEPSPAGWRHLATTTRRAVTDPALLALYGVGACSVGALVAVFNTLGFRLTEAPFGLGLAAASLVFLVYPLGTISSTTFGRLADRLGRRTVLPLGCAIAIGGVLLTEIPTLPGVIVGVALLTAGFFAVHGVASGWVPARAHAGGVSAGQAASLYLFAYYVGSSVFGSAAGRSWSGAGWPGVELLAVGLLLTTAALAWLLRRTPSLLPASA, from the coding sequence GTGAGCAGCGACGCGATCACCGGGGGCGAGTGCGGACCCGACGGCGAGCGGGGCCACCGGCCCGGCAGCCGTGCGTACCGCCGGGTCTCGGTGTCGTTGTTCGCCGCTGGGCTGGCGACGTTCGCGCTGATCTACAGCACGCAGGCGCTGCTTCCCGAGCTCGCCGCCGACTTCGGAGTCTCCTCCGCCCAGAGCACGCTCTCGCTGTCGCTGACCACCCTCGGGCTCGCGGCGGCCCTGCTCGTCGCCGGGCCGCTGTCGGACCGCGTCGGCCGGACCCGCCTGATCCACCTGTCGCTGACCGCCTCCGCGATCATCGCCGCCGCCTGCGCGCTCGCACCGACCTGGCACGCGCTGCTCCTGCTGCGGCTCGCCGAAGGAGTCGCACTGGCCGGCCTTCCCGCGGTCGCCACCGCGTACCTCCGTGAAGAGCTCCATCCCGGCAGCCACGCCCGCGCGGCCGGCCTGTACGTCGGCGGGACCGCGATCGGCGGGATGGCCGGGCGGCTGGTCACCGGATCGGTCGCGGAGGCGTTCGGCTGGCGGTGGGGGCTCGCCACGATCGCGCTGGTGGCGCTCGCCTGCGCGGCGACCGTCGCCGCCCTCCTGCCCGCCTCGCGCGGCTTCGAACCCTCGCCGGCCGGGTGGCGGCACCTCGCGACGACGACGCGCCGCGCGGTGACCGATCCCGCGCTGCTCGCGCTGTACGGCGTGGGCGCGTGCTCGGTCGGCGCGCTGGTCGCCGTGTTCAACACACTCGGGTTCCGGCTCACGGAAGCGCCGTTCGGTCTCGGGCTCGCCGCCGCCAGCCTCGTCTTCCTCGTCTACCCGCTGGGCACGATCAGCTCGACCACGTTCGGCCGGCTCGCCGACCGCCTCGGGCGGCGCACGGTGCTCCCGCTCGGTTGCGCGATCGCGATCGGCGGCGTGCTGCTGACCGAGATCCCGACACTGCCCGGCGTGATCGTCGGCGTCGCGCTGCTGACCGCAGGGTTCTTCGCGGTCCACGGGGTGGCCAGCGGATGGGTCCCGGCCCGGGCGCACGCGGGCGGTGTGTCGGCCGGGCAGGCCGCGTCGCTGTACCTGTTCGCCTACTACGTCGGCTCGTCGGTCTTCGGCAGCGCTGCCGGCCGGTCGTGGTCGGGCGCAGGGTGGCCGGGCGTCGAGCTGCTCGCCGTCGGGCTCCTGCTGACGACGGCGGCCCTCGCCTGGCTGCTGCGCCGGACGCCGTCCCTGCTGCCCGCATCCGCCTGA
- a CDS encoding TetR/AcrR family transcriptional regulator, producing the protein MSTRQAIADAAFRLFGSQGYDSTSVDDIAAAAGVSRSTFFRSYGSKEAVIFPDHETLLSRVEHRLEASSEASAIAAVSDAVRIVLFHYVAEGERARERYRLTTTVPALRERELVSTARYQQLFRRYISRWSDGSETSELRAELMAAAVVAAHNRALRRWLRRETTDPQVAIDSALAEVNRIFEPPGDGTSASAALVVVREGESPAAVEAAVSRALAAWSTGPNGAGRT; encoded by the coding sequence GTGAGCACTCGACAGGCGATCGCCGACGCGGCGTTCCGGCTGTTCGGCAGCCAGGGCTACGACTCCACCAGTGTGGACGACATCGCGGCGGCCGCGGGAGTCAGCCGCAGCACCTTCTTCCGCTCGTACGGGTCGAAGGAGGCGGTGATCTTCCCCGACCACGAGACGCTGCTGTCCCGCGTCGAGCACCGTCTGGAGGCGTCCAGCGAGGCCTCGGCGATCGCGGCAGTCTCCGACGCCGTCCGGATCGTGCTGTTCCACTACGTCGCGGAGGGGGAGCGGGCCCGTGAGCGCTACCGGTTGACCACGACCGTCCCGGCGCTGCGCGAGCGCGAGCTGGTCAGCACCGCCCGCTACCAACAGCTGTTCCGCCGCTACATCAGTCGGTGGAGCGACGGCTCGGAGACCTCGGAGCTGCGTGCGGAGCTGATGGCGGCTGCGGTGGTCGCTGCCCACAACCGTGCGCTGCGGCGCTGGCTGCGGCGCGAGACCACCGATCCGCAGGTCGCGATCGACAGCGCGCTGGCCGAGGTGAACCGGATCTTCGAGCCGCCCGGTGACGGTACGAGCGCGTCCGCCGCGCTGGTCGTCGTACGCGAGGGCGAGTCGCCGGCCGCGGTCGAGGCAGCCGTGTCTCGTGCGCTCGCGGCGTGGTCGACCGGGCCGAACGGCGCCGGGCGGACCTGA